The Eschrichtius robustus isolate mEscRob2 chromosome 16, mEscRob2.pri, whole genome shotgun sequence DNA segment CTGTATGTGTACAACATAAGGTGGACCCTGAAGTTAAGTCTAAGAAAAAATCAGCAATTTACAGAAGAAACTGACATGCTACAAAGGTGGTTTCTTTCTTGCTAGACTGTAAATATCCTACTTGGCtattaattgaaaatatttaatagaatGACCACTTCCCagctaattttcattttaatgttttaacaaTTTAAACACTGATTTCTCTAGGGCATGTTCTATCATTTGAATTAGAAATAACACCCAAAGAATGTCTTAGTAAACAATAAACTTATCTTAACTATATCATCTGTGATCAATTCAGTAAGTATATTACACCTTTCcaagcaataaaatggacaactttaaagagctttttaattgggagatttaaaaaaaaaaaaaaaaaaagaggcaggacACGCAAATGACCTGCAGTTCAGAACACAAAGTCCTGACACTTACATTCTATCCCACCTGTTCAACACACCATCCAAGTGCTGCAAACACCAGACAGTTCAGAAGAACAGTGTTATAACCCCTTAATTGCTTCATTACCCAATAAGTTACAATTAAAAAGCTCCTTACAAAAAGAAGTCCACCTACCCGCAGATATTGGAGAATCCCAGGCTCTTCCGTAcattactgaaaaaaatgcaaatacattCATAAAGGCAAAAAAACTTTAGGTAAATGACAACCCACATCTTTCGCTGGTCAGACTCTACCGGCCACCTCAGTATCGCGGAAACGTTGCATCGATTTTGGCAGCCCAGGCCATGAGGCCTCCCACAACATCCCGAACTGTTGAAGAGTCTAAGTCTGTCCAGGACTGCAGGATCTTCACGGCTTTCTGGGAGTCATTGCCCAGTTTGCAGATCACATAAATGGGGAGAGATGCCCCTTCCTGTGTGCCCTGCTTCCCTTCCCGGATTGCTTCTCCCAAGAGTTTCAGGCTCTCCGCATTCCTCCGTTCCAAATGTTTCAAAGGGATGTGTAGGGCGTGAGGCAACCGACACAGGTCCACCTCCACTGGAGGCCTGACGTCCAGCAACAGGTGGGGTGACCCGGAATCCAGAAGTCGCTTATAGTCGACGACAGAAATTCGCTCCTCCGGGCTCAGCAACTGGAGGGAGCGGCACTTATCGGTGGCCGAGGAGCCACAGAAGCTTTCGTAGTCCTGCAGATCAGCCACAGTGGGCCGCTCCCCGCAAGCAGCACAGTCGGGCCTGCGCCTCCGCAGCCGAATACAGCGGAAATGACCTCCGAGGGCATCAAAGAGCAACAGGCTGCCACTATAAGAGGGGCCCAGACCTGCAGCGATCTTCAACACTTCCAGCGCCTGCAGGCAGCCCAGGACCCCGGTAACCACACCAAGCACCCCGCCATCCGCGCAGCTGGTCACCGTCTCGGCCGGAGGTGGTTGCGGAAACACGCAGCGATAGCAAGGCCCACCGCCGTAGTGGTAGACTGTGAGTTGGCCCTCGAAGCGCAGGGCGCTGGCCGACACGAGGGGCCGGCCGGTTAGCACGCAGGCGTCGTTAACCAGGTAGCGAGTGGGCACGTTGTCGGAGCAATCAGCCACCACGTCATAGCGGCGGACCAGGTCTAGCGCCGTGGCTGGCGTAAGCGCCTGGGCGTAGGGCACGCACTCCACCGCCGAATTGAGACGGCGCAGTGTAGCGGCGGCCGAAAAGACCTTGGGCTGGCCGGCCAGGGCCTCGCCGTGCAGCACCTGGCGGGCCAGGTTGCTCACTTCTACTACGTCGTAGTCCACAAGGCCCAGGCGGCCGACGCCGGCCGCTGCCAGGTACTGCGCCAGTGGGCAGCCGAGCCCCCCGCAGCCCACGACCAGGACGGACGCGGTCGCCAGACACAACTGTCCCTGCACGCCCAGCTCAGGCAGCACGAGCTGCCGGCTGTAGCGCAGAATCTCATCTCGGGACAGGGCGGCCTTCGGCGGCAGGGGAGACACCGGAACCAACCGCTCTGACTCCTGCTCGGCCAGAAGAGCCGCCGCCAGCCTCTGCTTCAGGGAACTCAGCTCCTCCTCACGCTGGGCAACTTCAGCCTGCAAGGTGAGCACCTCCTCCCTGGCCGCCATGGCAGCCTCTTCGGGAGGTTGTCAAAGGCATTTCCGTTTCCGGCTTTCCCTCGTCTTGCGACTGGAATAAACTAAACAACTCTATGGAGCTTGGGGAAAGGTGATAAATAGATATGTATTTTTCTGAAGCAACCTTCAGATTCAACTTGAAAGAGTCACAAGTCCTGACTGTTTCCAATGGAACTACGCAGAGAGCCTTAGGAGGACTAGAACTCGCCACCCGGACCATGCCCCTCCTCCCGCCTTTGGTACGTTCCGACGCGTCCTCTTCCCGCGCCGCGTTGACGTCATTCCGCTTCCGGCGCCTGGCGCAGTTCTGCCATGGCCTCCGGGGAAGCGAGCGGACTGTCTCCTAAGTCTCCGCGGGAGCCAGAGCCGCGCACCCCGCGACAAGACAAGTATTCGGTGCTTTTGCCCACCTACAATGAGCGCGATAACCTACCGCTCATTGTGTGGCTGCTGGTGAAGAGCTTCTCCGAGAGGTAGCGCGCCCGGCCGCCCTCCTAGAGGAATGAGATGAGCTGGCTTTCCCGGCCTGGGTGTCGGCACTTGGCTGCGAGAGGCGGCCCCCTGCCTGGCTTCTCTTCCGTCTCCCGCTGGAAGCCTTGGGGAGGAAGCCCCCCCTACGAGGAAAGAGGCGGATACTTCCCGGGTTCTCTCTGTGTCTCGGGTTCTTATCTCTGCCCTTGGGTTTTGTGACACACTCCTTTATTATACACTCCCTTATACTCCTCACCCCGCTTTTTTCTTAGAAGGGCTGGCTcccctttta contains these protein-coding regions:
- the MOCS3 gene encoding adenylyltransferase and sulfurtransferase MOCS3 translates to MAAREEVLTLQAEVAQREEELSSLKQRLAAALLAEQESERLVPVSPLPPKAALSRDEILRYSRQLVLPELGVQGQLCLATASVLVVGCGGLGCPLAQYLAAAGVGRLGLVDYDVVEVSNLARQVLHGEALAGQPKVFSAAATLRRLNSAVECVPYAQALTPATALDLVRRYDVVADCSDNVPTRYLVNDACVLTGRPLVSASALRFEGQLTVYHYGGGPCYRCVFPQPPPAETVTSCADGGVLGVVTGVLGCLQALEVLKIAAGLGPSYSGSLLLFDALGGHFRCIRLRRRRPDCAACGERPTVADLQDYESFCGSSATDKCRSLQLLSPEERISVVDYKRLLDSGSPHLLLDVRPPVEVDLCRLPHALHIPLKHLERRNAESLKLLGEAIREGKQGTQEGASLPIYVICKLGNDSQKAVKILQSWTDLDSSTVRDVVGGLMAWAAKIDATFPRY